The Methanocaldococcus infernus ME region GAACTTTAACTTTTAAGATAATCCCAAGTGACTTAATTTTTATCTCATTGAAAAATCTAACGTATCCTGTAGGAGAAATATGTAACTTAACACTAATTTTAAAAAATAACTATAAAGATTCGTATTTCACTGTTATTATTGACAAATATTATGTAGGAGATAATAAGAAAGAGTTGTTTATAAAGAGAGGAGAAGTTAAAGAAGTTCCTTTTAAGATAAAAGTGGATAAGACAGGCTTAGTAAATATCCCAATAAAAATTTATTTTGATAAAAATGAGATCAATAAGAATTTAACTATAAACATAGTTGGAAAGCCTGACTTAGTTTTATCAGGTGTTAATGTTGAAGGCTTTAAACATTTGGTCATTACTGGAGATTTATGTAACATAGGAACTGGAATAGCTAAAAGTGTTTTAATAAGCTTAGTAAAAACAGAAAATATAGAGCCAGAGAAGCCTTATGAAAACTATTTTGTAGGAACTTTAAATCCAGATGATTATGGAAGTTTTGAATTACACTGTCAAATTAATGGAACTGTAAATGAGATACCAATTAAAATAATGTATAGGGATGAGAATAATAACTTAATAACTATATATAAGTCAATAAAAATTAATAAAACCATTTCTCCAAAAAGTGAGAGTAAAGATAATTATTTAGTCATTGGGGTTGGCATTCTCTTCTTTATAGGAGTAATCTACTTAATTTATAAAGGGATTATAAAGAAATTTTGAGGTTTAACTTATGATTGAACTAAAAAATGTAACCAAAGTTTATAAGATGGGTAATGAGCTAATCTATGCTTTAAAAAACATAAATTTAAAAATAAAAGAGGGTGAATTTGTTTCAATTATGGGACCCTCAGGAAGTGGTAAGTCTACTCTATTAAATATTATTGGTTGTTTAGACAGGCCAACAGAGGGAGAGGTTTACATTGACAAAATAAAAACAAATGATTTAGATGATGATGAATTAACAAAAATTAGAAGGGATAAGATTGGCTTTGTCTTCCAACAATTTAATTTAATCCCTCTACTAACAGCTTTAGAGAATGTTGAGCTTCCACTAATTTTTAAATATAAGAATTCTATGAGTGAAGCTGAGAGGAAAAGAAGAGCTTTAGAATGCTTAAAGATGGCTGAGTTGGATGAGAAATTTGCTAACCACAAGCCAAATCAGTTGAGTGGAGGACAACAGCAGAGAGTGGCTATAGCAAGGGCTATAGTAAATGATCCAAAAATTATTTTAGCTGATGAACCAACTGGAGCCTTAGATAGTAAAACAGGAAGGAAAATTATGGAATTATTAAAGAAATTAAATGGCTATGGAAAAACTATTGTGGTTGTTACTCATGATATAAATGTATCTAAATATGGAGATAGAATAATTTATATAAAGGATGGCTCAATTGAAAGGGAAGAGAATGTATCTTGAAATGGCAAAGAGAAACTTAATGAGGCATAAGCTAAGAACCATCTTAGCTTTATTGGGAATTATAGTAGGTGTAGCCACTATAACAACCTTAGGAATCTTAGGGGAGAGTGCTAAAGTAGGGATAGAGAAAAATTTTGGAGATGTGGCAAACTATATCTTAATCTTTCCCAACTGGATGGCTGGAGTTAAGTATTTTACAGATAAAGACTTACTGAAACTTAGAGGAATTGGTGGGAAAGTAATCCCAATAAAGGAAACTTATGACTCTATCTATATTGTTGGAAAAAATAAACATGTAGAAGTAAGAATTTTTGGAATTAAAAAAGATGAAATCAAATACTTAAATTTGGATATAAAATTATCTAACACTCAAACAGCTGTAGACTCCTTCTTTTCAGAGCTACATGAGGTTAAAAAAGGGGACACTATAAAGATAAAAAATATCTCTTTTAGGATCTCTTCTCTATACAATTCAACCTTTATAATTCCAAGGAACTCTATAATTTTGACTGAAAGATCTTTCAACAGATTTTATAAGCTTAATTACACAAGAATTGCTATTTATGTTCCTAACATGAATAAAATTAAGGAGGTTCAAAATGAGATAGATAAAAGATTAAATAAAAAGAAAAAGAGGGCTATAGTTATCTCATTAGGTTCAATATTGAATAAGATATCTAATGCCATAAACACTATAACCTACATCTTAATGGCTATTGGAGGAATCTCTCTATTGGTTGCTGGGCTTGGAATAGGGAATGTTATGCTCATGAATGTTATAGAGAGGACTAAAGAAATTGGAATTATGAGAAGTGTAGGGGCTTCAAAGAAAGATATCATGCTTCTATTTTTATATGAAGCCTTAATCTTAGGAATTATTGGTTCAGCCATTGGCTCAGCTATAGGTTTAGGGATAAGTTATATA contains the following coding sequences:
- a CDS encoding ABC transporter permease, whose amino-acid sequence is MYLEMAKRNLMRHKLRTILALLGIIVGVATITTLGILGESAKVGIEKNFGDVANYILIFPNWMAGVKYFTDKDLLKLRGIGGKVIPIKETYDSIYIVGKNKHVEVRIFGIKKDEIKYLNLDIKLSNTQTAVDSFFSELHEVKKGDTIKIKNISFRISSLYNSTFIIPRNSIILTERSFNRFYKLNYTRIAIYVPNMNKIKEVQNEIDKRLNKKKKRAIVISLGSILNKISNAINTITYILMAIGGISLLVAGLGIGNVMLMNVIERTKEIGIMRSVGASKKDIMLLFLYEALILGIIGSAIGSAIGLGISYIIVNLLHTSLPASSILYIILGVLFGVGTALISALYPAYKAANLDPIKALRGE
- a CDS encoding ABC transporter ATP-binding protein, coding for MIELKNVTKVYKMGNELIYALKNINLKIKEGEFVSIMGPSGSGKSTLLNIIGCLDRPTEGEVYIDKIKTNDLDDDELTKIRRDKIGFVFQQFNLIPLLTALENVELPLIFKYKNSMSEAERKRRALECLKMAELDEKFANHKPNQLSGGQQQRVAIARAIVNDPKIILADEPTGALDSKTGRKIMELLKKLNGYGKTIVVVTHDINVSKYGDRIIYIKDGSIEREENVS